The genomic window CCACCATGCTGTTTTCAGAAATTAATTGCCCCAAAGTAGGAAGCGATGTAAGAGATTTTTTCGCCTCTGTGACCATTTGTCCGGCCGGCGACCCAAGCCAGACGAGCCGAGCATCACGGCAGTGGGCCGCACAGGCGAGGAGGCATCGTCCACAGAGACCTCGCCCCGAAGGGTATACTGTGAAAGGCCGGGCTGCATGACATTCAGTTGGGTAGAACCAATGGCCTTAGTAAAAGGGTGGTGCAGAACAACTCATTGTTGGCTAACAAACTAAAAGTCTGTTGGGAGCCACACGTATCAGACACAAGTTGCTAAGCACCGGCATGAAATATTTGCCTTCAACTCACGTTCTTACAGGTTCAATAGTAAGAAACTCATGTTCTTACAGCTCACGTATCAGACATATGCAGTGACATTCTGAATCTTGTGCAGGAGCAGAGGGGGGTTGAGAGAGAAGCGTGCTACTAGTTGCGTGCAATCCACGGTTCAGTTCACGGCTTAGTCTAATTTTCAGAGTCTTATCCCTGCCTACGAATGAATGGAAAGCACCACAGAGAACTTCTTATATCATCAACTGTATTTCTGATAATGTATGTAAATAAATTCTTACTAACGAAAATTATATAGGAGTACATGGAAAGAAGTGATCGACGAGAACTAAAACATAGTCTATAATATTCTGGTACTCCTACTTCATGTTCTAACAATGGTTACTGGATCACTTGTACAAATCGTCTTCATCCTCATCAGCTGCCGCGGAGGTGTGGACAGCAGCTTCTGCCGCCTGTGGCTGCGCCGGGAAGCGGAATTCGGTGCCGAACCCCCTAGACTGTTGCAGCGTCTGCGCGAAGGCCTGGTACTTCCTGATGTCGGCGTCGCTGACGCTCCTCCTCGCGTACTTCATCGACTCCTCGAAATGAGCCGCCTtaatctccgccgcctcctcttccTGCCCGCCGTCCACCTCCATGGTGTCTTTCCCCATCCTCTGCTTCTCCATGTCCTTTTCAATGTCCTCCCTGATGGCGTACTTGCACGCCCTCTGGCAGATCTCCGTGATGTCGGCACCGCTGAAGCCGGCGGTGAACCTTGCGAGCGCACCAAGGTCGACGTCCTTGGCCACGGGAGACTTGCTGAGGCAGGCCTTGAAGATCTGGTGCCGTGAGGCCTCGTCCGGCAAGGGGATGTAGATGAGCTGGTCGAGCCGGCCGGGGCGGAGCAATGCCGAGTCAATTATGTCCGGCCTATTGGTGGCGCCGATGATGAAGACCGTCTTCTTGGCGTTCATGCCGTCCATCTCGGTGAGCAGCTGGTTCAGGACCCTGTCCGCTGCGCCACCGGCGTCGCCTACTCTGCCGCCCCTTTGGGTTGCTATCGAGTCCAGCTCGTCGAAGAAAAGCACGCACGGCGCAGACTGACGCGCCTTGTCGAAGATCTCGCGCACGTTGGCCTCACTCTCACCGAACCACATGGTGAGCAGCTCtggccccttgatgctgatgaagTTGGCCTGGCACTCGTTGGCGATCGCCTTCGCCAGCAAGGTCTTGCCGCATCCTGGTGGCCCGTAGAAGAGGACGCCCTTGGACGGCGACATGCCGAACTTCTCGAATTTCTCTGGGTGCTCGACCGGGTACTGGACAGTCTCTTGCAGCTCCCTCTTGACGCCGTCAAGGCCGCCGATGTCGTTCCAGCTGACGTTGGGCACCTCAACGACTGTTTCACGAAGCGCGGACGGGTTCGTGCCGACGAGAGCCGTCTTAAGGTGGTCATTGGTGACGGCCATGGAGTTCAAGATCTCGGCGTCGATGGTGTCGTCCTCTAAGTCGATCACGTCCATCTTCTCCCTGATGCACTGCAGCGCCGCCTCGGTGCAGAGTGCGGCCAAGTCGGCTCCGACGTAGCCGTGCGTATCCTTGGCAATCACCTCTAGGTTGACGTCCTCGTCCAGCTTCATGTTCTTGGTGTGGATGCGGAGCACTTCGAGACGCCCGACCTCGTCCGGCACGCCGATGTCGATCTCGCGATCGAACCTCCCGAAGCGCCTCAAGGCAGGGTCGATGCTGTTGGGGCGGTTGGTGGCGCCCATGACAATGACGTGTGCGCGGGCCTTCATGCCGTCCATCAGCGTCAGCAGCTGGGAGACGATACGCCTCTCGACCTCGCCGTGAGTCTTCTCCCTGTTGGGAGCAATGGAGTCTATCTCGTCAATGAAGATGATGGAGGGCGCGTTCTTCTCGGCCTCTTCGAAGGCCTTCCTCAAGTTGCTCTCGCTCTCTCCGGCCATCTTGGACATTATCTCCGGGCCGTTGATAAGGAAGAAGAAGGCCCCGGTCTCGTTGGCCACCGCACGGGCGATCAGCGTCTTGCCGGACCCAGGAGGGCCGTAGAGGAGGATGCCCTTGGGAGGCTTGACGCCAATGCTCTTGAAGATCTGCGGATGCCTGAGTGGCAGCTCGACGAGCTCCCTGATCAGAGTCAGCGGTTTCCTCATGCCACCCACGTCGTCGTAGCCGATGTCGTCGAGCCTCTCCTCGTCCTCCCGCTTGACCGGCTCGCCCTCGCAGAATATCTCCGTGTCTGGCGCCACGACACAGTAGTCCACCGCGGGGTCGATCTCCATGACCTTGAACTCGACgctccgcatgccgccacgcacgAGGAAGAGGTCGCCCTTGTGGAGCGGGCGGTATGCGTCCACGAAGTAGGGCTTGAGGTAGACGTCGAAGAGGTTCCCCGCGATGCCCTCGACGGTGTCGTCCAAGGGGAGGATGTGCACGCGTTTGCCGTACTTGACGTCGTGGCACTGGTGCACCGACACGACGTCGGCGATGCGCACACGTAGGTTGGACCGGGCTACCTTGTTGATCCTCATCTTGTGTCCCTCGCAGGTGTCGTCGGGCAGTGCCATGCAGACCGTGCTGTGGCGGCGCTTGCCCTTGAGCAGCACGATGTCGCCCTTGAATATGGAGAGCTTCTCCATGGTGGCGGGGTGGAGGGTGCACACGGAGTTGTCGTCGTTGGTGGCGGCCTCCTCCACCACCAGCCGGTTCGCCGCCTTCTTCGACGCCGCCGCGCTCGCCATCGCCTTTCAACTCTCAATGATCGACCTGCTCCGTCTCTCGTGTATTACTCTCGTTGGATGTCGAGCGCTAGTTTGCGTTCGTGTTGCGGTGAAGAGGATACCTGGGTCAGCCCCCCTTTTGAAGGCCCGGCCTCAAGAATTCGACTCCGGTTGGAAGGCCCGTAGCCTCGCGCACTTCACACGTTCCGAGTCGAGATTTACTAAAAGAGAAAAAAAACGTTCCGAGTCGAGATCGTTCACGTCATATTCGTCCCACGTGTAGGTGTAGCTGCAAATCAACGCTGAGATGGATGTGCACGTGAGCGGCAGGGGCTTGCTGGAGTCCATCAGTCCATGCATGAACAGCGGTGAGCGCTGAGAGGAGGGAGGCGTTCTGCGCTGGAAGTGGAATGGCAGGAGGTCGGAAGAGCTCTCCCGCTGGCCTCGCCATCAGCTTTCGCCCGTTGGGCCCGTCCCCGGCAGCGACCGGAGCTGcttctcttcttctccctcttctccctcgaTTCATCTCCACCTCGGTCCGAGACGGTGGCTACTGCAGTGTACGGAGGCGCCAGTGATCTGAAAAAGAAAACATTATGTGTGCTCATGTCCTTCAT from Triticum aestivum cultivar Chinese Spring chromosome 3B, IWGSC CS RefSeq v2.1, whole genome shotgun sequence includes these protein-coding regions:
- the LOC123065106 gene encoding cell division control protein 48 homolog D: MASAAASKKAANRLVVEEAATNDDNSVCTLHPATMEKLSIFKGDIVLLKGKRRHSTVCMALPDDTCEGHKMRINKVARSNLRVRIADVVSVHQCHDVKYGKRVHILPLDDTVEGIAGNLFDVYLKPYFVDAYRPLHKGDLFLVRGGMRSVEFKVMEIDPAVDYCVVAPDTEIFCEGEPVKREDEERLDDIGYDDVGGMRKPLTLIRELVELPLRHPQIFKSIGVKPPKGILLYGPPGSGKTLIARAVANETGAFFFLINGPEIMSKMAGESESNLRKAFEEAEKNAPSIIFIDEIDSIAPNREKTHGEVERRIVSQLLTLMDGMKARAHVIVMGATNRPNSIDPALRRFGRFDREIDIGVPDEVGRLEVLRIHTKNMKLDEDVNLEVIAKDTHGYVGADLAALCTEAALQCIREKMDVIDLEDDTIDAEILNSMAVTNDHLKTALVGTNPSALRETVVEVPNVSWNDIGGLDGVKRELQETVQYPVEHPEKFEKFGMSPSKGVLFYGPPGCGKTLLAKAIANECQANFISIKGPELLTMWFGESEANVREIFDKARQSAPCVLFFDELDSIATQRGGRVGDAGGAADRVLNQLLTEMDGMNAKKTVFIIGATNRPDIIDSALLRPGRLDQLIYIPLPDEASRHQIFKACLSKSPVAKDVDLGALARFTAGFSGADITEICQRACKYAIREDIEKDMEKQRMGKDTMEVDGGQEEEAAEIKAAHFEESMKYARRSVSDADIRKYQAFAQTLQQSRGFGTEFRFPAQPQAAEAAVHTSAAADEDEDDLYK